The following proteins come from a genomic window of Vanessa tameamea isolate UH-Manoa-2023 chromosome 6, ilVanTame1 primary haplotype, whole genome shotgun sequence:
- the Vvl gene encoding silk gland factor 3, translated as MAATTYMPGELDLGSIGGYHAASPRSAEPADMKYQHHLHAGGSPSPGAPVGINPWASLPPADPWAVHQHHAHAHQPDIKPPAAPHEHRHLQSHGWHAPVVSAHYGAGSPVALHGGYPVPMHQHHMLRDVQPSPHPLHHHHALERDQPEEDTPTSDDLEAFAKQFKQRRIKLGFTQADVGLALGTLYGNVFSQTTICRFEALQLSFKNMCKLKPLLQKWLEEADSTTGSPTSIDKIAAQGRKRKKRTSIEVSVKGALEQHFHKQPKPSAQEITSLADSLQLEKEVVRVWFCNRRQKEKRMTPPNTLGGEMLDGMGHGHYGHDVHGSPPLHAHSPALSPPHGQHGQHAPHAPHSQHPQHGLQSAHTLAAH; from the coding sequence ATGGCGGCGACCACGTATATGCCGGGAGAGCTGGATCTCGGCAGCATCGGCGGGTACCATGCCGCCTCGCCGCGTAGCGCCGAGCCCGCCGATATGAAGTACCAGCACCATCTACACGCCGGCGGTTCACCGTCTCCGGGTGCGCCCGTGGGTATAAACCCATGGGCCTCCCTGCCGCCGGCCGACCCTTGGGCCGTGCACCAGCATCACGCTCACGCGCACCAGCCCGACATCAAACCACCTGCAGCTCCGCACGAACATCGACACCTGCAAAGCCATGGCTGGCATGCGCCAGTTGTTTCTGCGCACTACGGTGCAGGCTCACCGGTGGCGCTGCACGGCGGCTACCCGGTGCCCATGCACCAGCACCACATGTTACGTGATGTGCAACCCTCGCCTCATCCACTTCATCATCATCACGCACTTGAGCGCGATCAGCCAGAAGAGGACACGCCCACCAGTGATGACCTAGAGGCCTTCGCCAAACAGTTCAAGCAGCGTCGCATAAAACTCGGTTTCACCCAGGCAGATGTAGGTCTCGCGCTCGGCACACTCTATGGAAACGTTTTCTCTCAGACAACGATATGCCGATTCGAGGCTTTGCAGctcagttttaaaaatatgtgtaagTTGAAACCGCTCCTACAAAAGTGGCTTGAAGAGGCAGATTCGACGACAGGGAGTCCCACCAGTATCGATAAAATAGCCGCGCAGGGTCGTAAGCGAAAGAAGCGCACCTCCATCGAAGTGTCAGTAAAAGGAGCGCTCGAACAGCACTTCCATAAGCAACCGAAACCCTCCGCTCAGGAGATAACAAGCCTCGCAGACAGTTTACAGCTAGAGAAGGAAGTTGTGCGAGTCTGGTTCTGTAACCGCCGGCAAAAGGAAAAGAGGATGACACCGCCGAACACACTGGGCGGAGAGATGCTAGATGGCATGGGTCACGGGCATTATGGGCACGACGTGCATGGGTCTCCGCCTCTGCACGCGCACTCGCCCGCTTTGTCACCGCCGCACGGGCAGCACGGTCAGCacgcgccgcacgcgccgcaCTCCCAGCATCCGCAACACGGCCTACAGAGCGCGCACACGCTTGCGGCGCACTAA